The Magnolia sinica isolate HGM2019 chromosome 3, MsV1, whole genome shotgun sequence genome includes the window AGTCATTTCCAAGAGATAATGTTAAAACAGTCGAGATAATTTGAAACAATAGCAATCAAGGAGAACCTTTTATAGTGTTCCAAGAGACAATGATTCCATGCTGGCCTGTGAAAATGCTTCAAAATCAGCAACATATGAAACAATAGCAATCAAGGAGAACCTGTTATTCGAATCAGAAATTCCACCTTGCATTGCAGTCAAATATAGGGTTTGATTATCATCACTATTATGAGAAAAACGGCAGAACCCGAAAACCTCACCCTGAATTTGACAGACATATCCAGCTTAGATTCAAAGATacaagaaagaaaaattcaaagatacaagaaaggaaaaaaaaaaaaaaaaaaggaggaattCCAAAAATGTACTTAGGGAATCAGTAAAATGGGCTCGAGCCCACAGCTCAATGGTAGACAAGGTGTGTTTCAACAGAGGTAACGGGTTCAAGCCTAGATTGCCtatcaaaagaaaaaaggcaAGTAAAACAAGCTGCTCACATTTTCTCCTGGTAAATTGGCTACAACCATCAATGACGTTAGGTCCCAAACCCGACAAGGACCACTACTTCCCAAGGATGCCACAATTTTTCCACCAGAACTGCATGAGAAAGTTTGAGAAGTCTGAAAAACAATCAAGATATTCAATATAACAAATAAAATCAGAACAAAGGGatctgaattttatatatatatatatatatatatatatatatataacttgggTTTCTAGCACTCTCAAGCCAACTGACAACGTTTGTAAATGCTAACTACTATGCTATTTAACTATAGTACAAAGTCCAAACATTTTCCAGACATATACAAATATTTCCATGTACCTGAAATCCAAATCTTTCACAGAGGCATGGGCATCAGGCTGATCAAGAAAGACTTCCATACTAGCCACTTGAAAACTCTTAAATGGCCATCCTACATTCAACAAAGCTGAAGTGTAACATACCACCTTGAAGATTGATCACATTCAACTTAATCTATGCATTTAGACTAAAACTAATGGCATGATGATTttgcatacacatgcacacaaccAACTTGCTACATGCTTAAATGCAAGATTGGACATAAAAGTAAACTTGCCAAAGACCCACTTATCACGGACAGGCCCTTCTTTACCTGCAACCCATCTATAAAATCAGCAATTTCACTTGCAAATGCAAACAAAGAATGGTAGATTAATAAGGTCAGCCAATTAACTTGAAAATCATACGTAGAGGCACAAGTCCTTCATGGCTCCCATCAATTGTCAAGTAATTCAGCTTCGATTCACCATAGTAACTCTGGTTGGTTTTATCAACATCCGATTGTGCCACTGTCAGAAGTCCTGTTGCACCATAGTTCCAGTGCAGTTGCACCGTGGAGCACCAGAAAAAACTTCGCCAAGCAACAGGCTGAGCCTGTGCATCCTTGTCACAGGAAAAAAATCTGGACACTAGCTGGAattccctatacaaagaaaaagaagagtaaaGTTTGAATGAGTTTCTCTGAAACACAAATGCATTTAGATGTGTGGTCCATACACTGACCAAACACAAATCAAAATTCCATGTATTTCAGGTTCAAATAGTGATTGCAATTGGGAGGGTTACTTCCTAAATATAAATAGAGTTAGACTAACTTGTTTTGGTCATttcaataaagaggaaatgacaaGAGTGAATGATGTTTCATTGTATTCATAACAAGCAAGCAGCCTCCAATTAGCAATTAAGTTCTTCTTGAGTCCAACTTGAGATTGACATAATAGCATTTTGAAGCCAACCCTAAATAAGAATATTTGAAGCAAATTACAATCTGGTTATTTCAAAACTTGGGATGTTTGTCCAATGAAACAAACTACCCACAATGCTTTTGATTCAATTCAATTTTTATGAATGTATATTCCTTTTGCTTAAGAGTAAATGATCTAGCAGTGAGTCTACGGTTTAGGGCCTCAACATATTCTGGTATTTAAGTTCTATGGCATTATCATGAAAAGGTCCATAGCACTTATTCTCTTCAAAGAGTTACAATCTAATCAGCCACAAGATCTTCCTTCTACGATTAGAAGTCTCTCATAACCCATTACCCATCAAGTATCAACTCACCATTTTACCGGACACAAATATTAAAGCTGTTGTTTTCAGCTCCCTTATCCGCATTATGACTGCAGCAAAATGCTGTTGAAAGAAACAATTTGAGAAGGCAAATTAGTCATACTTGACAAAAGATACAATGCAATGAGGATTTATATGAAACTCAACCAGAGGACATGCACAGAatactatttttcattttatatacaagtgggcccatgttatCTAATCTGACCATGGTTCGAAAACCCAAAAACAGGACTCTAACTCGAAAATCCATCAAGTTGATTGATTCAAGGAGTACGTTGTGACTAGGATGTAGACAACCATTTCAGCTCAACCAAATTTGGAGTCAGCTCAACCATTTTTTCAGCTATGATGTAGACCATCAGTACGTTGTGCACCATCGTAGATGGACCATTCCCAAAGAATTTTCTCCATAGGTCAGCATAACATTTCAATTtgtacatttcaaaaaaaaaaaaaaagcatttccaTTTGTTTGGAGTCGTCTCAACCAGTTTTTCGGCTATGATGTAGACCATCAGTACACTGTGCACCATCACAGATGGACCATTCCCAAAGAAGTCAGCATAACATTTCAATTtgtttgtttcaaaaaaaaaaaaaaaaaacatttccatTTGTTGCTTGCAAATAAATGGTTGGAGAAAAGCAATAAAGCACTAGTGACTGGGATATCCCAGAATGAAGTGTATGACCATCCATTGTTGCGGCCCAGCCAATCAAGCATCTCTCCACTTGTATAAACTGAAAACCCGAGCATGTTGTGCATATCATCAGGTCATGAATTGGATAACTCATCTACTGAAATAACCCAAGTAATTTTCTTAGTTATTAgctacttctttttttctttttctttttttttttaaaatggagtAGTTCAAATAATGTATCTTAGCTgaagtttcaaaataaacaagcaTTTTCTGGCTTGTAATGtataaatagaaattaaaaagAACTGTTAATTAGAAAAGAAGTTCTAATTAAGCCTTCAAAATCAAGCCTCTGTAAGAATCAAGCCTTTAATAACCTTTGGCTGAGAATCCATCTTGACTGTAATCAGAGCATGGTAGTGGCAATTATGCATAAACAGAAGTGTAAGACCTCCCTTCAAGCACAACTGCTGCACAAAGCTTTTAGATCAGAAAATCCTCCCTCCAAGCACGCAACTGCTACCCATACCAAAGGTGGAATCATTACAAGTCTTCATTCCTgttgtcgttttttttttttttaagagtccATTCCTAATGTCTTTAAGCACTTGGCATAAAAAATAATGGAAATAAAATGATCATACTAGGATTCAAAACCAAAACCATTAAATGAGCATcaaaaatcacaaaggcaaaCATTTCTACAGAAATCCACCTAATAGTGAAAGTTTATCTCCTGAAACCAAAAAAGGATcaaaccataaaaaccaaagcatAGACTCCAAAGGCCTTTGTAAATTTTCTCATctttcgaaaaataaaaaataaaccttgAAAGGTCTATTGCATAAACAACACAAAATGATAGTTCCAGGTGTGGTATCTTTGTAAATTTTCTCATTGTAAATGATAGTTCCAGGTAGGCCATACAATCCATGGTCAGGTATTCTCCCAAGCTGGCAAtcccaagagaaaaaaaaaacagctaaaaactagggaataagaaaaaattacCTTAGCAGTGGACAGTCATGTAATTGCCTGTTTCCCAAGATCAATCTACGCAGAGATACTGACTTGTGACAGATCTATACCCAAGCCTTGTAGCGCCTTGTTAAAATAGTCAATAACCTGCTCCAAATCATGCCATTGGACTGTAAGTTTGAAGTTCAGATAAAACATCAAAGAAAGGCTCAAAAAGTGCCACTGATaaaagaaaatccataaaccaAATCATCCAAACAGTAACATTCTGACATAGAACAGGATGATCAGATGGTAACATTCGCCAATAAGCCAGGGACAACTTGAAACAAATGCAGACATACACAAAGGCCATGAAATAGGCAGTAAATCCTGATAAAATGAAGATAAGAACAGATTGCATAATTCAAAGATAAGTACTTGCAAACACATGTAGGCACTTGTTATGCCCTGTAATTAAAATCATTTAATTTGTATATCATGATTTTGGATTTACAAAATGCATTTGGATGAACTATCAAGTTAAATTGCAATTATTAGTGGAACTTCACATTAATTTCAAAAAGACAATCCAATGCAGCACATGTGCAATGTTAAAGTTAGGGGGAAAATTTGCCAAAGACTCAAACACTGAGCAAGACATCCAACTCGGAAAGCACCATTGCTAAAGACTCAAACACCTTAATGTAAGTGAGGGGCCTCGGCCTTTATGATACCATGTGCAGTAGGAGGTAAGAATGTCAAGTGCAAATACCTGAGCAAAGCACATAAAGAGAAAATGGCTCAGTTACAGGCATAGATACTACTACACTGAGGTTTTTGAACATGTCATtctaagccaaaaaaaaaaacatagatttGCTAAGCCACACGTGTGTAGTAAAGCTCACGTACAAGTGTCAGCATGGCACAATTggtacaagatccaatccatccatctaaatGGAAACACTATATTGATAacctggcccaagaatcaggttgacccACTACTCATGTGGGCCAGAGTTTGTGAATAAATGAACAGATATGAAAAGCATGgcagaagttttctaacccatccacttgTTTTCAATATCATGAGAAAAATGTCCAAATCTAAAACTCTCCCTAGAAATTCCCAAGCCTCCCTAGATATTCCCAAGCCGAGAAATTGTAGCCTAACAAAAATTATAGCACTTGTTTAAGCAGAATGgctgaacaagattcatgtaggcTTAGACTTTTTTCTCCTCTTGAAGGATAATTATACGCAACTACTGTTAAAACGAACTCATTATGTATTACAGAATAATTGAGATCAACCATCATTAGGCATCTGCCAAACAGTGCTTACGTGAGGAATTCAAAATCAGATTGTGACAACCAGATTCAGTAAGAAACTGTGTCCAGGTTGACAACCAGAAATTGTCACAACCAGAAACTGTCAAACCCCCAGATATCACTTCCTTATATCTCCCCACATCATCCCTTAGTTTCCAAATTGGAAATCAGAAGCAGCTGAGGAAGCAAAGATGCAATAATCTGGAGAAATTTCTAGAACCCTAGAagacagagaaagagagggagagagataaaccGAGAGAGGCGAGAACGCACGAAGACTTCAACAGAGACTGGTGCGCTACGCACCTACGGTACGCTTGCATCAATGGCGATGACtatgagagagggaaagaggctgtctgagggagagagagagagagaggctttctgagagagagagagagagaggaagaagggaCAGGTTTTCAgaggagaaatagagagagatggcTTTCTTGGCAAGGAAGAAAGAGCTCCACTCGTATATAAATGCAGACCTCAACCGTTGAAGGGCTATTTGGTAATTTAAGAAAATTTGAGTAATTCGGAGGGAAGCGGATTCGCAGCGacatggctggtgtgggtacgtgtcgtgcaaagacgagcgttgcagctccgagttgtacgaacggtccataggagatcaaagttacatggcccacataattatgtatttattatatccacaccgttaatacattttttgagatcattttagtgcatgataccaaaaattattcatataaaaatcttaaatggaccacaccagaa containing:
- the LOC131239067 gene encoding SEC12-like protein 2, which gives rise to MGAMKDLCLYVKKGLSVIRWPFKSFQVASMEVFLDQPDAHASVKDLDFSSGGKIVASLGSSGPCRVWDLTSLMVVANLPGENGEVFGFCRFSHNSDDNQTLYLTAMQGQHGIIVSWNTIKGSP